The Acidipropionibacterium virtanenii DNA segment CCCTATGCCACTTTCCGGCTCTGAGGGTACCCGGGGGCACCTGGGGGGCAGTTCTTCAGGCCGGAAGCCTTGTAGGACGTGTGGGAAATGACGCCCCGACTTCCTACACAACTTCCGGGGCCCGGGCCCCGGGCGCACCTCATTCCTCGGGGACGGTCTCCAGATCCGCCAGCCAGGCGTTCGCGACGGCGTCTGAGGGCATCCGCCAGTCCCCGCGCGGAGACAGCGAGCCTCCGGCCACCACCTTCGAGCCGTTGGGCAGGGTGGAGCGCTTGAACTGGTTGCCCACGAACCGGCGCAGGAACAGCCTTGTCCACTCCTTGATGTCACCCAGCGAGTACTCGTTGCGGTCCTCAGGACGAAATCCCGGGGGCCAGGCCCCCGCCCCGGCGTCGGCCCAGGCGTGATGGCTCATGAACACGATCCGGCTGGGCCGAAGACCCCTGCGCAGCAGGTGGAACAGGGTGAAGTCCTGGAGCTCGTAGGGCCCGATCTTCGCCTGGGTGGACTGGATCTGCTCGCCGGGACGCGACGGCACCAGCTCCGGGGAGATCTCGGTGCCCAGCACCGACTCCAGCACGGCGTCGGTGGCCTCGTCGAACTGATTCGAGGAGATGCACCAGCGGATCAGGTGCTGGATCAGCGTCTTGGGCACCCCGGGGTTGACGTTGTAGTGGCTCATCTGATCGCCCACCCCGAAGGTGCACCAGCCCAGCGCCAGCTCCGACAGGTCGCCGGTGCCCAGCACGATGCCGCCGCGCTGGTTGGCGATGCGGAACAGGAAGTCGTAGCGCAACCCGGCCTGGACGTTCTCGAAGGTGACGTCGTAGACCGGTTCGCCGTCCCCGGCCGGATGCCCCATGGCCTTGAGCATCTGCGTGGCGGCGGGGCGGATGTCGAGGATCTCGCAGGGCACCCCCATCGCCTCGCACAGCGCCAGGGCGTTGCTCTTCGTGTGGTCGCTGGTGGCGAATCCGGGCATCGTGAACGCCAGGATGTCGGAGCGCGGCCGTCCGGCCTGGTCCATCGCCTTGGCGGCGACCAGCAGGGCGTGGGTGGAGTCCAGGCCCCCCGAGACCCCGATGACCACCTTCGAGCCGCCGATCGCCTCCAGGCGGCGTCGCAGCCCGTAGACCTGGATGTTGTAGGCCTCGTAGCAGTCCTGCTCCAGCAGGCCCGGATCGTTCGGCACGAAGGGGAAGCGGCTGATCGCCCGCTCCAGGCCGATGTCGGTGCGCGGCGGGGAGAGGGCGAACGCGATCCTCCGCCAGCCGTCGAGGGCCTCGTCGGGGGTGCGGGCGGCCACGGCGCGGGCGTTGTCCCTCGCGCGGAGCGCGACGCCGTTGTCGTCGAAGGATCCCTGGCGCATCCGCTCCTGGCGGATGGCGTCGAGGTCGACGTCGGCCAGGCAGTAGCCGGGCTCCGGGTCGAAGCGCGGAGTCCTCGCCAGGAGCTCCCCGCACTCGTAGATCATCGTCTGGCCGTCCCAGGACAGGTCGGTCGACGACTCTCCCGGCCCGGCGGCGGCGTAGACGTAGGCGGACAGCTGCTTGGCCGAGGCGGCGGCGCACAGCCGGCGGCGCTCCCGGGAGCGTCCCACGGTGATCGGGGATCCCGAGAGGTTGAGCTCGACGGTCGCCCCGGCCAGGGCGGCTTCGGCGCCCGGCGAGACGGGCACCCACAGGTCCTCGCAGATCTCCAC contains these protein-coding regions:
- a CDS encoding NAD(+) synthase, which produces MNFHSAYDQGFARVAACTSRVHIGDPASNVAGIIETVRELDGRGVAIAVFPELCLSGYNIDDLLLQDVVLDAVLDAVETLRAASSDLLPVIVVGAPLRHGNRLYNCAVVVHRGRVLGVVPKSYLPNYREFYEKRHFAAGADLPGVSSIRLPRVASALPGPTPNEAGLGSTAPFGTRLLFDALDLPGLTFHVEICEDLWVPVSPGAEAALAGATVELNLSGSPITVGRSRERRRLCAAASAKQLSAYVYAAAGPGESSTDLSWDGQTMIYECGELLARTPRFDPEPGYCLADVDLDAIRQERMRQGSFDDNGVALRARDNARAVAARTPDEALDGWRRIAFALSPPRTDIGLERAISRFPFVPNDPGLLEQDCYEAYNIQVYGLRRRLEAIGGSKVVIGVSGGLDSTHALLVAAKAMDQAGRPRSDILAFTMPGFATSDHTKSNALALCEAMGVPCEILDIRPAATQMLKAMGHPAGDGEPVYDVTFENVQAGLRYDFLFRIANQRGGIVLGTGDLSELALGWCTFGVGDQMSHYNVNPGVPKTLIQHLIRWCISSNQFDEATDAVLESVLGTEISPELVPSRPGEQIQSTQAKIGPYELQDFTLFHLLRRGLRPSRIVFMSHHAWADAGAGAWPPGFRPEDRNEYSLGDIKEWTRLFLRRFVGNQFKRSTLPNGSKVVAGGSLSPRGDWRMPSDAVANAWLADLETVPEE